One part of the Aricia agestis chromosome Z, ilAriAges1.1, whole genome shotgun sequence genome encodes these proteins:
- the LOC121738321 gene encoding DNA-directed RNA polymerase III subunit RPC8 yields MFVLSEMKDVIRITPQYFHQSLAESITTLLNRKLANKVVLDVGLCIALFDITDIGHSHIFPGDGSSHTEVKFRFIIFRPMVEEILTGKIRSCSREGVHVTLGFFDDILIPVNALQHPSRFDETEQAWVWEYPKEDGEKHDLFMDSGESIRFRVTSETFEESIPSGPQSTECPVQTIAPYKLTGGINEPGLGLLTWWESQEQDDDGDEEEEDKEE; encoded by the exons atgtttgttttatctGAAATGAAAGACGTTATACGAATAACACCACAGTATTTTCATCAAAGTTTGGCGGAATCAATAACCACACTTCTTAATAGGAAACTTGCCAATAAA GTGGTGCTAGATGTTGGCTTGTGCATAGCATTATTTGATATAACTGATATTGGCCACTCTCACATATTCCCAGGAGATGGTTCATCACACACAGAGGTTAAGTTCAGGTTTATCATATTTAGACCTATGGTTGAAGAAATCCTCACAGGAAAAATCAGAAGTTGTAGCAGAGAAGGTGTACATG TGACCCTCGGTTTCTTTGATGATATTTTAATACCTGTGAATGCACTACAACATCCTTCACGCTTTGATGAAACTGAACAAGCATGGGTATGGGAGTACCCAAAAGAAGATGGCGAAAAGCATGATTTATTTATGGATTCAG gTGAATCAATAAGATTTCGTGTTACAAGTGAAACATTTGAGGAGAGCATACCATCAGGACCTCAAAGTACAGAATGTCCTGTACAGACCATAGCACCCTACAAATTGACAGGAGGTATTAACGAACCAGGTTTGGGTTTGTTGACATGGTGGGAGAGTCAGGAACAAGATGACGATGGTGATGAGGAGGAAGAAGACAAAGAGGAATGA